In Paralcaligenes sp. KSB-10, the following are encoded in one genomic region:
- a CDS encoding GNAT family N-acetyltransferase, with protein MTAPTILQTAKRNTAQHDSEPIPGLTIRDASADDMAYVQAIYAHHVLHSSATFEEVPPTVQEMQSRREHVLAQGLPYLVAVLDKKIIGYSYASAYRPRIAYRYTLEDSIYLADGQGGKGVGKALLTALLARCEQGPWRQMIAVIAGNNNLQSIGLHRSLGFKHAGTQPSTGFKFNQWIDVVFMQRPLGPGDTTLPETGSK; from the coding sequence ATGACCGCCCCTACCATCCTGCAAACCGCCAAACGAAACACCGCCCAGCACGACTCCGAGCCTATTCCGGGCCTGACAATCCGCGACGCAAGCGCCGACGACATGGCCTATGTGCAGGCTATTTATGCGCACCATGTGTTGCATAGTTCCGCCACCTTCGAAGAAGTTCCACCTACAGTGCAGGAAATGCAGTCGCGCCGCGAGCACGTACTGGCCCAGGGCCTGCCCTATCTGGTCGCTGTACTCGACAAGAAAATCATCGGTTACAGCTATGCATCGGCCTATCGCCCCCGCATCGCCTATCGCTATACCCTTGAAGACTCCATCTACCTGGCCGATGGCCAGGGCGGCAAGGGCGTGGGCAAGGCTTTGCTTACCGCGCTGCTGGCACGTTGCGAACAGGGGCCCTGGCGGCAAATGATTGCCGTGATCGCCGGCAACAACAATCTGCAGTCCATAGGCCTGCACCGCAGCCTGGGGTTCAAGCACGCGGGCACTCAGCCTTCCACGGGTTTCAAATTCAACCAGTGGATAGACGTGGTGTTCATGCAAAGGCCGCTCGGTCCGGGCGATACAACGCTTCCGGAAACTGGCTCCAAATAG
- a CDS encoding TIGR01244 family sulfur transferase, whose protein sequence is MSVPVNSLTDSFAVAPQLSPEDMPAVAAAGFKSVIINRPDFEGGPDQPKAADVMKAAQAAGLQVEYQPVVSGAMTADDVARFAELLDVLPAPVLAYCRTGTRCTHLYHAANRA, encoded by the coding sequence ATGTCGGTACCAGTTAATTCGCTTACGGACTCGTTTGCGGTGGCTCCCCAGCTATCCCCCGAGGATATGCCGGCAGTGGCGGCAGCGGGTTTTAAGAGTGTCATTATCAATCGGCCCGATTTCGAAGGCGGCCCCGATCAGCCCAAGGCGGCCGATGTCATGAAAGCGGCCCAGGCGGCAGGCTTGCAGGTGGAGTATCAGCCCGTGGTCAGTGGGGCCATGACGGCCGACGATGTTGCGCGTTTTGCCGAGTTGCTCGATGTGCTGCCCGCGCCTGTGTTGGCGTATTGCCGCACCGGCACCCGTTGTACGCACTTGTATCATGCCGCAAATCGGGCCTGA
- a CDS encoding universal stress protein: MFKKILIPTDGSALSAQAANKGVCFARQIGAEVVALYVTQPFAATVGFDGMAAAYAITDEDYEKTAADQAKKYLKSVLDRADTAGVKASGKAVSNFNVADGLVQAAEEEKCDLIFIGSHGRSGLSRLLLGSVTVKVLGLAKTAVLVYRVKEND, encoded by the coding sequence ATGTTCAAGAAAATACTGATTCCCACCGATGGTTCGGCGCTGTCAGCACAAGCTGCGAACAAAGGCGTGTGCTTTGCCCGTCAGATCGGGGCCGAGGTTGTGGCGCTATATGTTACGCAGCCTTTTGCCGCGACGGTGGGTTTTGATGGCATGGCGGCAGCCTATGCCATTACCGATGAAGACTACGAAAAAACCGCGGCCGATCAGGCCAAGAAGTACTTGAAGTCGGTTCTCGACCGGGCCGACACCGCCGGAGTCAAGGCTTCCGGTAAAGCGGTATCCAATTTCAATGTCGCCGACGGCCTGGTCCAGGCCGCTGAAGAAGAGAAGTGCGACCTTATTTTCATAGGCAGCCATGGCCGCAGCGGCTTGTCGCGGCTGCTGTTGGGCAGTGTGACGGTCAAAGTGCTGGGCCTGGCGAAAACCGCCGTGCTGGTCTATCGCGTCAAAGAGAACGATTAA
- a CDS encoding formate dehydrogenase subunit delta: protein MNINHLIRMANSIGNFFEAMPDHTEGLEGIANHIQKFWEPRMRIDLLDFLDAHPDGQSSDVGLSAMVLEAVVQNRQRLTPKTSSQT, encoded by the coding sequence TTGAACATCAATCATCTGATCCGCATGGCCAACAGCATCGGCAATTTCTTCGAAGCCATGCCCGATCACACAGAGGGCCTCGAAGGCATCGCCAATCATATTCAGAAATTCTGGGAGCCCCGCATGCGCATTGACTTGCTGGACTTCCTGGATGCCCATCCAGATGGGCAATCGAGCGATGTCGGACTGAGCGCCATGGTACTCGAGGCGGTCGTCCAGAACCGGCAGCGCCTGACCCCCAAGACATCGAGCCAAACATAA
- a CDS encoding ChbG/HpnK family deacetylase — translation MNSGIDAAVLSLAGLGRLNATSCLVEGPAFSADAAALKASGLQMGLHLNFTEAMGQPGLYLPVSKLIIRAYLRRLDADRVRDQIVRQLDRFEKVLGQAPDFIDGHQHVHQLPQIREALLSELERRYAGCRPWLRFTRVRFQPGLSWSLLAKAKIIEFLGAHGFARRARRYGFPLNDGFLGVYNFQGGEASYQTLLSGWLKHAGDGDVLMCHPAAEAMAGDGLGAQRVAEYRVLAGDQAARWMADRGLILA, via the coding sequence ATGAATTCCGGTATTGATGCGGCGGTACTGAGTTTGGCCGGGCTGGGGCGCCTGAATGCCACCAGTTGTCTGGTCGAAGGGCCGGCGTTCAGCGCCGATGCGGCGGCGCTCAAGGCGAGCGGCCTGCAGATGGGCCTGCACTTGAATTTTACCGAAGCCATGGGGCAGCCAGGTTTGTACCTTCCGGTATCGAAACTGATTATCCGAGCTTATCTGCGTCGCCTGGACGCAGACCGGGTACGAGACCAGATTGTGCGCCAGTTGGATCGCTTCGAGAAGGTTCTGGGCCAGGCTCCCGATTTTATCGACGGCCACCAGCACGTGCACCAATTGCCGCAAATTCGCGAAGCCTTGCTGTCCGAGCTGGAACGGCGTTATGCCGGGTGTCGGCCCTGGCTGCGTTTCACCAGGGTGCGCTTTCAGCCAGGCTTGTCGTGGTCTTTGCTGGCGAAGGCCAAGATCATCGAATTCCTGGGCGCGCATGGGTTTGCGCGGCGGGCGCGTCGCTATGGTTTTCCTCTGAATGATGGATTCCTGGGTGTGTACAATTTTCAGGGTGGAGAGGCCTCCTACCAGACTTTGCTGTCGGGATGGCTTAAACACGCTGGCGATGGCGATGTGCTGATGTGTCATCCGGCGGCCGAAGCGATGGCCGGCGACGGACTGGGTGCGCAGCGCGTGGCCGAGTATCGGGTATTGGCGGGCGATCAGGCGGCGCGCTGGATGGCGGATCGCGGCTTGATTCTGGCCTAG
- a CDS encoding OFA family MFS transporter has translation MSDSPSDHGFFSKERITAGPGFNRWMIPPAALAVHLCIGQAYAFSVFNNPMTRLIGITKSAPDDWSLATLGWIFSLAITFLGLSAAFAGKWLEDVGPRKAMFAAACCFGGGFMVASLGIYLHQIWMVYLGYGVLGGIGLGVGYVSPVSTLIKWFPDKRGMATGMAIMGFGGGAFIASPLSVGLMSHFHSATSVGVAQTFIVLGILYFISMNIGALAIRIPAPGWKPAGWTPPAKQNAMISQNHVHIDQALKTPQFWLVWWALCLNVTAGIGVIGQASVMIQESFKGQVTPAAAAGFVGLLSLFNMLGRFFWSSASDYVGRKNTYYIFLALGAVLYFLVPGMGAAGNVALFVLFYVIIISMYGGGFSTVPAYLADLFGTRYVGGIHGRLLTAWAAGGIFGPVLVNYIRQYQVNHGVPPSQAYTDTMHLMAILLIIGFICNFFVRPVAPHHHMTGEQLNMQPALATK, from the coding sequence ATGAGCGACAGCCCATCAGATCATGGCTTTTTTAGCAAGGAACGTATTACCGCAGGGCCTGGTTTCAACCGCTGGATGATTCCCCCCGCCGCCCTGGCCGTCCATTTGTGCATCGGACAGGCCTATGCATTTTCGGTCTTCAACAACCCCATGACGCGCCTTATCGGCATTACCAAATCGGCGCCCGATGACTGGAGCCTGGCCACCCTGGGCTGGATCTTCAGCCTTGCCATTACCTTTCTCGGGCTTTCCGCCGCATTTGCCGGTAAATGGCTCGAGGATGTAGGCCCCCGCAAGGCCATGTTCGCCGCGGCCTGCTGCTTTGGCGGCGGCTTCATGGTCGCGTCCCTGGGCATCTACCTGCATCAGATATGGATGGTCTATCTGGGCTATGGAGTCCTGGGCGGCATAGGTCTGGGCGTCGGCTATGTATCGCCGGTATCGACTCTGATCAAATGGTTTCCCGACAAGCGCGGCATGGCCACCGGCATGGCCATCATGGGCTTCGGCGGCGGTGCGTTCATCGCGTCCCCGCTTTCGGTCGGACTCATGAGCCACTTCCACAGCGCCACATCGGTGGGAGTCGCCCAAACCTTTATCGTCCTGGGCATTTTGTACTTCATCTCCATGAACATCGGCGCACTGGCCATCCGCATCCCGGCCCCTGGCTGGAAACCGGCCGGCTGGACGCCTCCGGCCAAACAGAATGCGATGATCAGCCAGAATCATGTCCACATCGATCAGGCGCTCAAGACACCGCAGTTCTGGCTGGTCTGGTGGGCTCTTTGCCTGAACGTCACGGCGGGGATCGGCGTCATCGGCCAGGCCTCGGTCATGATCCAGGAAAGCTTCAAGGGGCAAGTCACCCCCGCTGCCGCGGCAGGCTTCGTGGGCCTGCTTTCCCTGTTCAACATGCTGGGGCGTTTTTTCTGGTCGTCGGCATCCGACTACGTGGGCCGCAAAAATACCTACTATATTTTCCTGGCATTGGGAGCCGTACTGTACTTCCTGGTCCCGGGCATGGGAGCGGCGGGCAACGTTGCCCTGTTCGTGCTGTTTTACGTGATCATCATTTCGATGTATGGCGGCGGCTTCTCGACGGTCCCGGCCTACCTGGCTGACTTGTTCGGCACCCGCTATGTAGGAGGCATTCACGGCCGCTTGCTGACAGCCTGGGCCGCGGGGGGTATCTTCGGCCCCGTTCTGGTGAACTATATTCGCCAATACCAGGTCAATCACGGCGTCCCTCCGTCCCAGGCCTACACAGATACCATGCACCTCATGGCTATCCTGCTGATCATCGGTTTCATTTGCAATTTCTTCGTGCGCCCGGTCGCTCCGCATCACCACATGACCGGCGAGCAACTGAATATGCAACCCGCTCTTGCCACTAAATGA
- a CDS encoding glycosyltransferase family 39 protein — protein sequence MKRLSSLVSRALDVQSTWLVALATVIWLSATAWTRPLILPDEGRYVGVAWGMLKLGDWAVPRLDGLPFFHKPPLFYWITALSMELFGVNEWAARLTSVLAATLIVSLAFWFLKKHVGQRLAIVAALILASQPFLFGAAQYANLDMTVAAMISATVIAAAEAVFRAERGEPYRRMLALAYGIAGLGFLAKGLIGIVLPGGIIFFWLLGRRRYDSLRRLFHLPAIGVFLLVSLPWMILMQVRYPGFFDYYIIYQHFERFLETGFNNPHPFWFYVPVLVVLSLPWSLQLWRVANKAYWKNPAHGALRGLMVSWLLVVLIFFSLPASKLVGYILPLLIPFAFFLAEPFAARLRGGSGGDSDKAQRTFSVFLAVSLGICLVAVVALVVSPLPSSKPLVAKMRTSFHPSDKIIMLGRYRYDVDFYLRSGKSAQVVSNWDDPSIKTEDTWRKELYDAGEFEPQAAAQLLIQPQALTSQLCTARTDAIWLMGDKESVDDFPFVREMTVYAEYGKLRVWRVEPGPALKFCAETPKSGPK from the coding sequence ATGAAACGCCTTTCCAGCCTGGTTTCCAGAGCTCTTGATGTGCAGTCGACCTGGCTGGTTGCCTTGGCAACGGTGATCTGGCTGTCGGCCACGGCATGGACTCGACCCCTGATTCTGCCCGACGAGGGTCGGTATGTGGGTGTGGCATGGGGCATGCTCAAGCTCGGCGACTGGGCGGTGCCGCGTCTGGACGGTTTGCCTTTTTTCCACAAGCCTCCCCTGTTCTACTGGATTACCGCGTTATCCATGGAACTCTTCGGAGTGAATGAGTGGGCGGCGCGTCTTACTTCGGTGCTGGCGGCCACCCTGATAGTGAGCCTGGCATTCTGGTTTCTGAAAAAACACGTTGGCCAGCGCCTCGCCATCGTGGCCGCCCTGATTCTTGCCTCGCAGCCATTTCTATTTGGCGCTGCGCAGTATGCCAATCTGGACATGACCGTGGCGGCCATGATCAGTGCCACCGTTATTGCGGCGGCCGAAGCCGTATTCAGGGCCGAGCGCGGCGAGCCTTACCGCCGGATGCTGGCGTTGGCGTATGGGATTGCAGGCCTGGGGTTTCTGGCCAAAGGGTTGATAGGCATCGTTCTGCCGGGCGGGATCATCTTCTTCTGGCTACTGGGACGGCGCCGCTACGATTCCTTGCGCCGATTGTTCCATTTGCCTGCCATAGGTGTGTTCCTGCTGGTTTCCCTGCCCTGGATGATCCTCATGCAGGTGCGTTATCCAGGATTTTTCGACTATTACATTATTTATCAGCACTTCGAGCGTTTCCTGGAAACCGGCTTCAATAATCCGCATCCCTTCTGGTTTTATGTGCCGGTGCTGGTGGTGTTGAGTTTGCCCTGGTCGCTGCAGTTGTGGCGCGTGGCCAACAAGGCCTACTGGAAAAATCCGGCCCACGGAGCCCTGCGCGGCCTGATGGTGTCGTGGCTGCTGGTCGTGCTGATTTTCTTTTCCCTGCCGGCGTCCAAGCTGGTGGGGTATATCCTGCCTTTGCTGATTCCATTCGCTTTTTTCCTGGCTGAACCGTTTGCGGCACGCTTGCGGGGCGGATCGGGCGGCGATTCGGACAAGGCGCAGCGTACCTTTTCGGTCTTCCTGGCCGTGTCTCTGGGAATTTGCCTGGTGGCGGTCGTTGCGCTGGTGGTGTCGCCGCTGCCCAGCTCCAAGCCGCTGGTCGCGAAGATGCGGACGTCATTTCATCCCTCGGACAAGATCATCATGCTGGGGCGTTATCGTTACGACGTGGATTTCTACCTGCGCAGCGGCAAATCGGCGCAAGTCGTGTCCAACTGGGATGATCCGTCCATCAAAACCGAAGATACCTGGCGCAAGGAACTCTACGACGCCGGCGAATTCGAGCCCCAGGCGGCAGCGCAATTGTTGATCCAGCCGCAGGCCTTGACGAGCCAATTATGCACGGCCCGGACCGATGCGATATGGCTGATGGGCGACAAGGAAAGCGTCGATGATTTCCCGTTTGTGCGAGAGATGACCGTGTATGCAGAATACGGCAAGTTGCGTGTCTGGCGAGTGGAACCGGGTCCGGCGCTCAAGTTTTGTGCCGAAACGCCCAAAAGCGGCCCAAAATAA
- a CDS encoding GtrA family protein, with product MRKIIRQLSWFVAVGCAAAATHWLIAVLTVRFLGYAPLIANVIGWLVAFCVSFAGHYQFTFKHQRAPLAKAARRFFMVSALGFSVNEIAYAYLLRATTVRYDILLALILIAIAAMTFILGRFWAFRHKT from the coding sequence ATGCGAAAAATTATCCGGCAACTGAGTTGGTTTGTTGCCGTCGGCTGCGCCGCCGCAGCCACCCACTGGCTAATTGCCGTACTGACGGTACGGTTTCTTGGGTACGCACCGCTGATAGCCAACGTGATCGGCTGGCTGGTGGCGTTTTGCGTTTCGTTCGCAGGCCATTACCAATTCACCTTCAAGCACCAGAGAGCTCCGCTCGCCAAAGCCGCACGGCGCTTTTTCATGGTGTCGGCCCTGGGTTTCAGTGTTAACGAAATCGCCTATGCCTATCTGCTGCGCGCCACGACTGTACGCTACGACATTTTGCTTGCGCTGATTTTAATCGCAATTGCAGCAATGACCTTTATTTTGGGCCGCTTTTGGGCGTTTCGGCACAAAACTTGA
- a CDS encoding oxalate:formate antiporter yields MNQNNTTSPVLLVIFWLYVGIPLVIGVWETLLKAAALFK; encoded by the coding sequence ATGAATCAAAACAACACCACTTCTCCCGTTCTGCTGGTCATTTTCTGGCTGTACGTCGGCATACCGCTGGTAATCGGCGTCTGGGAAACCCTGCTCAAGGCCGCAGCGCTGTTTAAATAG